In Spirochaetota bacterium, one genomic interval encodes:
- a CDS encoding DUF1801 domain-containing protein, whose amino-acid sequence MGTKKAVRSDPVIAYSKRQPAEFKKICEMLRAEIEKQFKRSMIFYANPAWFIDDNPVVGYNVGKTYVNLLFWSGQSLPEPGLTPAGKFKAAQIKYTAADEVDTKKLRVWLTQAKRFVWDYARIRERKGRLTKYIWKK is encoded by the coding sequence ATGGGAACGAAAAAAGCAGTGCGGAGCGATCCTGTCATCGCGTATTCGAAGAGGCAACCGGCGGAATTCAAGAAGATATGCGAGATGCTCAGAGCGGAGATCGAGAAACAGTTCAAACGCTCGATGATATTCTATGCAAATCCGGCCTGGTTCATCGATGACAACCCCGTTGTGGGCTACAATGTCGGCAAGACGTACGTTAATCTGCTTTTCTGGAGCGGGCAGTCCCTGCCGGAACCGGGGCTCACACCCGCAGGAAAATTCAAGGCGGCACAGATCAAATATACAGCGGCCGACGAGGTGGATACGAAGAAGCTCCGCGTATGGCTGACACAGGCGAAGCGTTTCGTGTGGGATTATGCGCGTATACGGGAAAGAAAAGGGCGGCTCACGAAATATATCTGGAAGAAATGA